The Henckelia pumila isolate YLH828 chromosome 2, ASM3356847v2, whole genome shotgun sequence genome includes a window with the following:
- the LOC140884625 gene encoding UDP-glycosyltransferase 91D2-like, translating into MAKQRNLHVVMFPWLAFGHMIPYLELSKFIARKGHQISFISTPRNIDRLPKLPPDLASSITFIKIPLPKIPQLQETAEATADIKNEDMPHLKRAFDGMESELTRFLEGSSPDWIIYDFAPHWLPPVAARLGISRAFFLIINAWFLAFIGPLDTMINGSDYRTRKEDFTVPPKWVKFETNVAYRLFEAEWMISASQDNTSGFTDFYRMGKSVLGSEAILTRHCHEFEPEWLKVAEELYQRPVIPLGLMPPSCVEDSDCSDETWISVKNWLDGQIRGSVVYVALGSEVELSQSQLTELALGLESSGVPFFWAMRKPSESSTPSLPDGFEGRVERDRGLVWKGWVPQLKILSHDSVGGFLTHCGWSSIVEGLMFGHPLITLPFLVDQGLSSRVVAQNLVGAEIPRNESDGSYTKDSVVDTVKNVMVGNEGETLRDNAKKVSGMFRDKELHSAYVEKFIEFLEYHRS; encoded by the coding sequence ATGGCGAAACAGAGAAATTTGCACGTAGTTATGTTCCCGTGGCTAGCTTTCGGACACATGATTCCCTACCTAGAACTCTCCAAATTCATTGCAAGAAAAGGCCACCAAATCTCATTCATTTCCACTCCAAGGAACATCGATCGGCTACCAAAGCTGCCACCAGATCTAGCTTCTTCCATCACTTTTATAAAAATTCCCCTGCCCAAAATCCCTCAACTTCAGGAGACCGCGGAAGCCACAGCAGACATAAAAAACGAAGATATGCCTCATTTAAAGAGAGCATTCGATGGTATGGAATCCGAGCTGACTCGTTTCTTGGAAGGATCAAGCCCCGACTGGATCATCTATGATTTTGCCCCGCATTGGCTCCCTCCTGTCGCCGCCAGGCTCGGAATCTCCCGTGCCTTCTTCTTGATCATCAACGCATGGTTTTTAGCGTTCATCGGGCCGTTGGACACCATGATCAACGGCTCGGATTATCGAACAAGAAAAGAAGATTTCACTGTTCCTCCTAAATGGGTCAAGTTCGAAACAAATGTGGCTTATCGGCTTTTTGAAGCCGAGTGGATGATAAGCGCATCTCAAGATAATACTTCGGGTTTTACAGATTTTTACCGTATGGGTAAATCCGTACTTGGGTCCGAAGCGATCTTGACTCGACACTGCCATGAATTCGAACCAGAATGGTTGAAAGTGGCTGAAGAACTTTACCAAAGGCCGGTGATTCCACTAGGATTGATGCCACCATCATGTGTTGAAGATAGCGACTGCAGTGATGAAACATGGATTTCGGTCAAAAATTGGCTCGATGGTCAAATCAGAGGCTCGGTGGTCTACGTGGCACTAGGGAGCGAGGTGGAACTGAGTCAGAGTCAACTCACCGAGTTGGCTCTTGGGTTGGAGTCGTCCGGGGTACCTTTCTTTTGGGCTATGAGGAAGCCATCCGAGTCGAGCACGCCGAGTCTGCCGGATGGGTTCGAGGGTCGAGTCGAGCGGGACCGGGGACTCGTGTGGAAGGGTTGGGTGCCTCAATTGAAGATATTGAGCCATGACTCGGTCGGTGGATTCTTGACACATTGCGGATGGAGTTCTATTGTGGAAGGACTCATGTTTGGTCACCCTTTGATCACGTTACCCTTTTTGGTGGATCAAGGTCTGAGTTCTAGAGTTGTTGCTCAAAATCTGGTGGGAGCCGAGATTCCGAGAAACGAGTCAGACGGGTCGTACACGAAAGACTCGGTCGTCGACACGGTAAAGAACGTGATGGTTGGGAATGAAGGAGAGACGTTGAGGGACAATGCGAAAAAAGTAAGTGGGATGTTTAGGGACAAAGAACTACATTCTGCTTATGTGGAGAAGTTTATTGAGTTCCTTGAGTATCACAGAAGCTAG
- the LOC140882800 gene encoding AP2-like ethylene-responsive transcription factor AIL7, which yields MAPESNWLSFSLQSSMDQMLQPASSTDHSHNYYGFADNFYAVNGWPTSQRSHQTMYPEAENHYLSSFMDSTTPQAPPKLEDFFGGDSTETQDSTLTHIYDSHQAAAYFRPGDQQDLKAITEFEAFSANSGSEVDESSLGFSNGDNKNNSNNKAIVSVESESCKKIADTFGQRTSIYRGVTRHRWTGRYEAHLWDNSCRREGQARKGRQVYLGGYDKEEKAARAYDLAALKYWGHNATTNFPISNYTKEMDEMKHSTKQEFIASIRRKSSGFSRGASIYRGVTRHHQQGRWQARIGRVAGNKDLYLGTFATEEEAAEAYDIAAIKFRGINAVTNFEMNRYNVEAINRSSLPIGGTAKRLKPSLEVPQENIPYSNILQPPCNSSSSSSIDFATFQPVSNIPCGVPLDLSVPFYHHGLFHHLHTSNPLALDASAASPMVPELFIWPNQSNQH from the exons ATGGCACCAGAAAGCAACTGGCTATCATTCTCACTACAGTCTTCCATGGATCAAATGCTGCAGCCAGCTTCTTCTACAGATCATTCTCACAACTACTACGGCTTTGCTGATAATTTTTACGCTGTTAATG gGTGGCCAACAAGCCAAAGATCTCATCAGACCATGTACCCTGAAGCAGAAAACCACTACTTGAGCAGCTTCATGGATTCAACAACACCACAAGCGCCGCCGAAGCTCGAGGATTTCTTCGGCGGCGACTCGACGGAGACCCAAGATTCAACCTTGACTCATATCTACGACAGCCATCAAGCCGCCGCCTATTTCAGGCCCGGAGACCAGCAAGATCTCAAGGCTATCACTGAGTTTgaagcattttctgctaattcAGGCTCGGAAGTTGATGAGTCGTCGCTTGGATTTAGTAATggtgataataaaaataatagcaACAACAAAGCTATCGTCTCTGTTGAATCTGAAAGCTGCAAGAAAATTGCTGATACTTTTGGTCAAAGAACTTCGATTTACCGAGGCGTCACCCG ACACAGATGGACTGGAAGATACGAAGCCCATCTATGGGACAACAGCTGTAGAAGGGAGGGCCAAGCTAGAAAAGGCCGTCAAG TGTACTTGG GTGGCTACGACAAGGAAGAAAAGGCCGCGAGGGCATACGATTTAGCGGCTCTAAAATATTGGGGACATAATGCCACCACCAACTTCCCG ATATCCAATTATACTAAAGAAATGGATGAGATGAAGCACTCGACTAAACAAGAGTTTATTGCCTCGATTCGAAG GAAGAGTAGTGGTTTCTCAAGGGGAGCATCCATCTACAGGGGTGTTACGAG GCATCATCAACAAGGTCGTTGGCAGGCGAGGATCGGACGAGTTGCTGGGAATAAAGATCTGTATCTCGGAACATTTG CAACTGAGGAAGAAGCAGCCGAAGCATATGACATAGCCGCGATAAAGTTTCGAGGAATAAATGCGGTAACCAATTTCGAGATGAATCGTTACAATGTTGAAGCAATCAATAGAAGCTCCCTACCCATCGGAGGAACGGCGAAACGGTTAAAGCCATCTCTCGAAGTACCCCAAGAAAATATACCTTATAGCAACATACTTCAACCACCATGcaacagcagcagcagcagcagcattGATTTTGCTACTTTTCAACCAGTTTCCAACATCCCCTGTGGCGTACCGTTGGACCTTTCGGTCCCGTTCTATCATCACGGCCTCTTCCATCACCTCCATACCAGCAATCCCCTCGCTCTCGATGCTTCAGCAGCCTCTCCCATGGTGCCAGAGTTGTTCATTTGGCCTAATCAATCCAATCAACATTGA